The DNA segment agcctaaaattgtgacctctattgtgttcacaaggtttttgtactaattgacctagtgacctagttattgaccgcagatgacccaatatcgaacttgacctagattttatagagatgatcattctgaccaagttgcattgagattaggctaaaattgtgacctctattgtgttcacaaggtttttgtactaattgacctagtgacctagttattgaccgtgaatgacccaatatcaaacttgacctacattttacagcgatgatcattctgaccaatttgcattgagattaggctaaaattgtgacctctattgtgttcacaaggtttttctactaattgacctagtgacctagttattgaccgcggatgacccaatatcgaacttgacctagattttatagagatgatcattctgaccaagttgcattgagattaggctaaaattgtgacctctaatgtgttcacaaggtatttctactaattgacctactgacctagtttttgaccccagatgacccaatatcgaacttgacctagattgcatagagatgatcagtctgaccaagtttcataaagattaggtcaaaattgtgacctctgttgtgttcacaaggtttttctaataattgacctagtgacctagttattgactgtggatgacccaatatcgaacttgacctagattttatagagatgattattctgaccaagttgcattgagattaggctaaaattgtgacctctattgtgttcacaaggtttttgtactaattgacctagtgacctagttgttgaccgcggatgacccaatatcgaacttgacctacattttatagagatgatcattctgaccaagttgcattgagattaggctaaaattgtgacctctattgtgttcacaaggtttttctactaattgaactagtgacctaattattgaccgcggatgacccaatatcgaacttgacctagattttatagagatgaccattctgaccaagttgcattgagattaggctaaaattgtgacctctattgtgttcacaaggtttttctactaattgacctagtgacctagtttttgaccccagatgacccaatatcgaacttgacctagattttatagagatgatcagtctgaccaagtttcataaagattagatcaaaattgtgacctctattgtgttcacaagcaattgtgaacggacggacggacagacggacggacggacgacggacgaagagtgatcacaaaagctcaccttgtcactacgtgacaggtgagctaaaaatagaattcgctcatgcagacctggctaaaaatagaaagcatttctttaaaactttcatggcccataatctaggcattcatgggcggatcttgctggttttcgaaaggaaccaagctctaatggatatctagatactgtacaagtttcatcgagatataatcaaaactgaagactgtatcgtgttcacaaccaattgtttacacaatagcatttttttatactatcaagggccataatctaggcatgcatgggcggatcaggctggttttcgaaaggaaccgagctctaatggatatctagatactgtacaagtttcatcgagataaaatcaaaactgaagactgtattgtgttcacaagcaattggttacagacgcacgaccacacggacgcacgaccgcacggatgcacatactacgtacacattaccatcgcataagctcttctggcctttggccagtagagctaaaaaacaGATCATAGATTcttataattaagttcaaaaattgatgttttatgcattttttctttcacCGTTAGTATCAGTTGAAGCCAttaagcatcaatttttgaacataaatatgaaaatttaagatctgatattttgtcagatatcttattattggtttgcacatatttacgcaataatttgctctttccaaaacaaaaaataaaagaagctgttaaaatagtcaatctgtgggagtgcagctttaagggctcattatttcttagtcttaacaagttgatgttcaaattaagagtcttcttgtccataaacatctattaaaacatcgtcaccttagtgcaataactcaataactgcataaagaaatagaagcagatattgcgttcttgcactaaggtgacgaaatgtttttaaaaaagagggtgttttgaaaatatcaaaattgaattaaggaaaagaatttcatatttgtcaGGTTTGAACTGACATTTCCAAATGCTTTACCCTTTGGAACAGGCCATGCGGTAACTAAGAAATAAGTCAAGTCCAAGATATACGCATTAGcacaaaatatgcaaattaacataccaggtctctgtttggagggagaatatattatgtatatacatgtaaaagggttatgcatgattttctctgaagggatctgttggccttgaacatttcaataatatggcttgtttttattgatcttttttagacatacatgtttgatgcttgataggcataccaatgagaatgatttgcccaaaattgcaacagaacaatttcaggggcgtagccagcgttacacaCTTACGAcgtgcgtaacatcaatttgaaaaataaaaaaaaatggccaaacAAAGTCGAGGGTTACACTATGTTTTGACATCAGAATAAAACCttaaagggaagatcagctatagaaagcattgtttctctgtgATAGATACATGTAGCTAACACAGCCTTAAaaatcacttggtaactacagTCGTCGGCCTCCAACCTATAAATCCCGACAAATACaaatcaatgctaaacatgTTAGTTCCATTTTTCCGTGGGgagcagcccccccccccccttaaccACCTACGGTTACAGGGATTCCCCATCCCATAGCCTCTCACATTTAGTACAGCCTGGCTATGCCcttcaatttaattaattgccaaaaaatgtcaaaatcctgtctacattctagtatttttattttttcatttagtaAGACCCTTTTGGGCTATTTTAACACTGTAAATATCCGtaaagctatatacatgtatacaatattgatatccccagcatgcacaattaagttatgcattatcttttaccattgttaattttaacataccaaaaaatactataatttacaattacctgaaaaatgtgtagtcaatgatagagaataataagtggcagatttcaaatcaaggcATTTAAGGCTCACCAGGGGCTTAGCACCTTCCAGATAATACAGACAGGCTAGCTCCGTGTCCTAATGCCAGGATCATTTATAATAGTAActttatcttgttgaaaagtttaatagttgactagtccaaataaacagcaacttcagagtctttgacaagttttgttttggcgagACTTCATGCCTCATCCAACTTTTtctcctagccaagaatgacatttcaaacactaagtttattcagttcaaataattgtacattgaatgattttttaccatttttgatatggcacgtCACGTAGTGAACACATCTATAATTTTCGACTTGATGTATATTGAGCTTCAAGATGACGCGCATCAGCTAGATAGTTCCAAAATGGCAATGATATGTTGACAGAAGCTGATcggaatttaagtgtttaatgaaacacttgtgtaattatacacacttgtgtgattaaacaatgatattgactcaagataaattatgtgaaactttCCTGTTGCAATGCAGTGTCTAATATTGAAGTgttgttacagttgaagaaaatattttactatggtatgaatcagatcaacatggcataaagggaaccaaattatgcactggtcagtcaattgtaaccacgcccacccccacccccccagatcttgggaatagcggggacttggactttcagtacagccaacacCGGCTAAATTCCATGCCATGCGGAGACaaacagttggtaaaatccccaccaaagtGGTAAGGCCAATTAcccgctatatttaaaacaagacaaaaccaccgcattcacccggcaatgcagggccacctgaaaagcataaacacgacccatttcaccggctattcCCCGTATATCCTGGGGTGGCcatggttacatttgactggtgcattaatatcacaaatatcacaattttaaagaaaatctgaaATACCCTACTGTactgtaatatatgttttatgcagaaagaTGACAACTGTGACGCAGATGCAAGTTGTTTCgagttattatcattatttttcacatcaatatttgcaacaattattaacatctaCTAATGGCACGAAGCAAAAcgacgtcattgttttttttgatTTTCACTAAGTTTGTATTTCCGTGTTTTACTGCAACTTACTTTTAGTAGTGGGTGACCTTTCAATATTTAAggatttcttgtattttttaacCGTTGTCAATGGACCTACCTACCTCTCAGCGAGAGGGTCATTACTCCATATAACAAAGCCCTAGATTATTCCAATTCCAATAGGGCTAATTTTATAACACCTATTTATATTGAACAGTGTATTCTAAACTAAGACCTGGCTGCCCAGGAAAGGTTATTAACTGACCCCACAATATGACTGATGTATTGTTGAAAGCCTTCAAAGCAGCGTGAACAAACAATGTCATAAATTACTATGTGTGGCTCAAGACATTTGTGTTTGATGGGCTTAATATGCTCTGTTTGTAGTAGAGTAATAATGTGGCCAAAAAATGATCTTTTTATTTAGTGCAAattcaaactgaaaaaaaatcttttaattttcaattttattttaatttgttccaTTTACTGGCCCATTTCAgagattttattattatttttttatcgtcCCCCCAACtcaaaatcttcttttttccctttaaatcgattaataaaaaaatgctagtCTAATCATAAATACTTTGTTCAATGTcttgtttctatttatagacCAGGAAGCTCAACCAAAACATTCCATTTCGTCAATAATTGGACATATAAAGAGGACAAAATAGTTTAGCAATCCTGAACTTTTACAGAAAAGGTAATTATTGATGACATTAGACAATAAACTAAGGTTTAAATACATGATATTGTTATCAAGCTAataaatgatatgatatatgttttaacataaaacaaaacactactTTTCATTTCTCATCATTCTCTTCACTTTTGGTttgaatttagattttaatttaagaaaatgatcaaattatataattttctatACCAACGCAAGGAAATCCTGgcaatattacattttaaatgtcaaataatgtttttcaggCCATGGACAGAGAGAGTATGCAGCAGCTGTCCCTGCATCTGTCCAGGGTGCTGGGGGACATTGGGGTCAGCAGGTACATCCGCACCAGGAGGAGGAGAACATTCCTGATGGATGAGACACTAGACAGGATCGGAGATGAGTTAGCTGGTAGGAACATCACTACCTATATCTTTGGAAGCCAGACAGAGGGGACTACCACACTGGGGATGAAGTCAGATAGAGACTATTTGGTGTGTAATAATGACTGGCCAGTAATACTTGACTGGAGTGAATGGAGGCAGGGGAAGGCGAATCTTCTTGTGGTAAAGAATGAACAATCTCCACCCCAACACTGCTGGCTTCAGCGGGTGAGATCTGACCTCCCATTACCAGTGACAGAGGTCAACAGGCCTAGTGACATGGTGGATAGTGAGGGCAGAGTGCTGAGGACCAACACTTTTATTGAGATGCATGAAAAAATTAGACAAATGAGCACATCTGGAGAGATGGTCCAACATGGTCCATCAAGAAGCTGGAATGAAATGCAAGATCATATAGTTGCATATCACTGTACCAGCCTTCCTGAAGAGTGCAAGTTTCTATTCTGTAGGCCACGACCTGGTCACTGGCCCAGACCTGACACACTGGCCATGGCAAGACAGACTGGAGTGTTCCTAGTGCCACAAGGATACACTGAGGATCCTTCACGACCAGTCAAGTGCCGTTCCACAACTTTTCATGTGCCTGTAGAAAACATGCACTATCCTCTGTATAAGCGGGAGTGGAGATTTTCAACATCTATCATGGAGAGACTTCTTGtatttgatatgaatataatacaGCATAAAGTGTATGTATTTCTGAAAATGCTTagaaaatcaataataaagcaGGTTGTTGATGACCGTTTCAGTACATTTCACGTGAAGACTGCAATTCTCTTTACAATAGAGACATATCCACCAAACATATGGAGTGAAGACAACCTTGTACAGTGTGTGATCTACTGTCTGACCACACTACTCAGATGGCTGAAGATCAGGTTGTGTCCACACTACACCATCTCAGGGGTGAACCTGTTCACTGGAAAGCTGTTCAAACATGAACAGTACAAACTGCATTCTATGATAACAGAAATCATTTACAGCAATTTCCAGTGCCTATATACAATTGAAATGGATGATCTGGGGAGGAGAATGTCATCTGTGATTTCATCCCAAATTATTGGGGTTGACACTCGATGCACACTCTATCAAGTCCAAATGGTTGAATTGTACATATGGTGGGCAGCATCTTTTaagcaaaaacatattgttttactaATCAATGACAAGAGCGACTTAAATCAATCTTTGATAGAACATTTTGAGACACTGAACGTTTTAAAGAACAATGGAACTAAAATAGTACAAGAGGCAGCTTCCTTGTTAATACCATCAGTTTGTGGAGCCCTTGCCTCCATTAAAGCCTCCAGGTGTATCTACCAAGGACAACCTGTCACACACAACATTCTCCAGCTGTACCAACTGTCCTTTGACTCGGATCTGCTGTCC comes from the Mya arenaria isolate MELC-2E11 chromosome 13, ASM2691426v1 genome and includes:
- the LOC128213175 gene encoding uncharacterized protein LOC128213175 gives rise to the protein MDRESMQQLSLHLSRVLGDIGVSRYIRTRRRRTFLMDETLDRIGDELAGRNITTYIFGSQTEGTTTLGMKSDRDYLVCNNDWPVILDWSEWRQGKANLLVVKNEQSPPQHCWLQRVRSDLPLPVTEVNRPSDMVDSEGRVLRTNTFIEMHEKIRQMSTSGEMVQHGPSRSWNEMQDHIVAYHCTSLPEECKFLFCRPRPGHWPRPDTLAMARQTGVFLVPQGYTEDPSRPVKCRSTTFHVPVENMHYPLYKREWRFSTSIMERLLVFDMNIIQHKVYVFLKMLRKSIIKQVVDDRFSTFHVKTAILFTIETYPPNIWSEDNLVQCVIYCLTTLLRWLKIRLCPHYTISGVNLFTGKLFKHEQYKLHSMITEIIYSNFQCLYTIEMDDLGRRMSSVISSQIIGVDTRCTLYQVQMVELYIWWAASFKQKHIVLLINDKSDLNQSLIEHFETLNVLKNNGTKIVQEAASLLIPSVCGALASIKASRCIYQGQPVTHNILQLYQLSFDSDLLSSRLKFASMLYCSGQYEAAANCLTYCEGLMGPAMWQRCGCKGRQRTQPTNEFEEKTVNTPFKDMLQKYTALDVTFTRDDIRCVPKHLVYEMFRTAGDEDRQQRHPAFHYEWMDYIVIDCVPFLHYLQYLTHRQLNQHDRKLRALNNLYFYISSSEGHGHIDTAWNMLGHCYELENELDLARVCYTESLQLYPRNNAANWHVARIMHQHLNG